Proteins encoded by one window of Salmonirosea aquatica:
- a CDS encoding sigma-54 interaction domain-containing protein, producing the protein MDLSEIQSVKNRFGIIGTAPALNYAINVAMQVAATDLTVLITGESGSGKESFSKIIHSLSTRKHGNFIAINCGAIPEGTIDSELFGHEKGAFTGALDARKGYFETTNGGTIFLDEIGEMPVATQARLLRVLENGEYIRVGASKVQKTDVRVVAATNVNLREAVNTGKFREDLYYRLNTVPIFVPPLRERGEDVLMLFRKFTNDFGERYRTRPVRLSAEARDTLMDFEFPGNIRQLKNIAEQITILETDKDEPISADTLYRYLNPMNPVPPRARMGQALIPLGSGADATSFSERELLYKVLFDMRRDVTELKKLVRDVLQNEQPNHEILKNHQDLFDTINPETASPVTEASRLLAAHEQQLSDMTGFDRGVPKRVVDLDRYSEERNLIEDVEHIAEEEESLSLENQEKDLIIKALRRNNNKRKYAAQALGISERTLYRKIKQYDIEE; encoded by the coding sequence ATGGATCTATCCGAAATACAGTCCGTTAAAAACCGCTTCGGGATCATAGGTACCGCACCGGCCCTCAACTACGCCATCAATGTGGCGATGCAGGTGGCGGCTACTGACCTAACCGTGCTCATTACGGGCGAGAGTGGCAGCGGCAAGGAATCTTTTTCCAAGATCATCCATAGCCTCAGTACCCGCAAGCACGGGAATTTCATTGCCATTAACTGTGGAGCCATTCCCGAAGGTACCATCGACTCCGAGCTTTTCGGACACGAAAAGGGGGCCTTTACCGGTGCGTTGGATGCGAGGAAAGGGTACTTTGAAACCACCAACGGCGGCACGATTTTCCTGGATGAGATCGGAGAAATGCCCGTCGCAACCCAGGCCCGCCTGCTGCGGGTACTGGAAAACGGGGAGTACATCCGCGTGGGAGCTTCCAAAGTCCAGAAGACCGATGTGCGGGTGGTAGCGGCTACCAATGTCAACCTCAGGGAAGCAGTCAATACCGGGAAGTTCCGGGAGGACCTGTATTACCGGCTCAACACGGTACCTATCTTCGTACCGCCCCTGCGCGAACGGGGCGAAGACGTGCTGATGCTTTTCCGCAAATTCACCAACGATTTTGGCGAACGCTATCGTACCCGGCCTGTGCGGCTGTCGGCGGAAGCCCGGGATACTTTGATGGATTTCGAATTCCCCGGGAACATCAGGCAATTGAAAAACATCGCCGAACAGATTACAATCCTGGAAACCGATAAGGATGAGCCCATCAGTGCCGACACGTTGTACCGCTACCTGAATCCCATGAATCCCGTTCCGCCCCGGGCCCGGATGGGCCAGGCGCTGATTCCTCTGGGCTCAGGCGCTGACGCAACCTCCTTTTCCGAACGAGAGCTACTCTATAAGGTACTCTTCGACATGCGCCGCGACGTGACCGAGTTAAAGAAACTAGTCAGGGATGTTTTACAAAATGAACAACCCAACCACGAAATCCTGAAAAACCATCAGGATCTTTTCGACACTATTAATCCTGAAACCGCTTCACCCGTTACCGAAGCCTCCCGCCTGCTGGCCGCCCATGAGCAGCAGTTATCCGACATGACCGGATTCGACCGGGGGGTACCTAAACGCGTGGTGGATCTGGATCGGTACTCCGAAGAACGCAATCTGATAGAAGACGTGGAGCATATCGCCGAGGAAGAAGAGTCTCTTTCCCTGGAAAATCAGGAGAAAGATCTCATTATCAAAGCCCTGCGCCGCAATAACAATAAACGAAAGTACGCCGCCCAGGCGTTAGGCATATCAGAGCGCACCCTGTACCGTAAAATCAAGCAGTATGATATTGAGGAGTGA
- a CDS encoding HEAT repeat domain-containing protein — MEMWQYIEALRQPNKTWFFSKGNTEEKINALAKIANDGYPSLIYNLTEFLKDDNREIREATCNTIIHLFKKIDSKKGYYGTLKHCSISKGDIDFYEANFPKEQYVELLAISSLNSSGYIREKAVKKLTQVDSPRAIQFLIYRLADWVLPVRQAALNGINKYKTTDYIDSLIENLPIFEWLQKIERTDLSGIYQEIVEFIVTSNRMYVIDNFKQYQDKLRILLARHISSSFREKSQELKLFLADKHFLIRSLAINHFDKLGQAEIKQLLNDKSANIRLQTLYCLKDKNGFEVTVKKFLADNSATIRHFARFTLKQSNIDFAIFYNDNLQMNYQVIGSLSGLAEIEGKPYSKTVKSYLGHKKTRVKKTAFLALCKLDEGSSYAFALANLDSPYIGLRNVIIEFLSHIPRQEVLTKARSIYEIGNYDLKKSMLKLFNKVGGWTAIPDLMIGTIDENENIRQLAFEYLQIWRARAVRLFSTPKQGEIERAKQVFNFVSEKQEDKQYFKTNPVYGLDFYFNY, encoded by the coding sequence ATGGAAATGTGGCAATACATAGAAGCTTTAAGACAACCTAACAAGACTTGGTTTTTCTCAAAAGGCAACACAGAAGAGAAAATTAACGCTTTGGCTAAAATTGCCAATGATGGTTATCCAAGTCTTATTTACAATTTGACAGAATTTCTAAAAGATGACAATAGAGAAATAAGAGAAGCTACTTGCAATACAATAATTCATCTGTTCAAAAAGATTGACAGTAAAAAGGGATATTACGGCACTCTCAAACATTGTAGCATTTCAAAAGGCGACATTGATTTCTATGAAGCTAATTTTCCAAAAGAACAATATGTTGAGTTATTAGCAATAAGTTCATTAAACAGTAGTGGGTACATAAGAGAAAAAGCAGTTAAAAAACTTACACAAGTCGACAGTCCAAGAGCCATACAATTTTTAATTTATCGTTTGGCAGATTGGGTTTTGCCAGTTCGACAAGCGGCACTAAATGGAATTAACAAGTATAAAACAACTGATTATATTGACAGTTTAATTGAAAATTTGCCAATTTTTGAGTGGCTTCAAAAAATTGAGCGGACAGACCTTAGTGGTATTTACCAAGAAATTGTTGAGTTCATAGTAACTAGCAACAGAATGTATGTAATTGACAACTTTAAGCAATACCAAGATAAGCTGAGAATACTTTTGGCGAGACACATTTCAAGTTCATTTAGAGAAAAATCACAAGAGTTAAAATTGTTTCTAGCAGACAAACATTTTTTAATTAGAAGCTTAGCAATAAACCATTTTGACAAACTTGGGCAAGCAGAAATCAAGCAATTACTCAATGACAAATCAGCAAATATTCGACTTCAAACGCTTTATTGCTTAAAAGACAAAAACGGCTTTGAAGTAACAGTAAAGAAATTTTTAGCGGACAATTCAGCCACGATAAGACATTTTGCAAGATTTACGCTTAAACAATCAAACATTGACTTTGCAATATTTTACAATGACAACTTACAGATGAACTACCAAGTAATTGGTTCTTTAAGCGGACTTGCTGAAATCGAAGGAAAACCGTATTCGAAAACTGTTAAGTCATACCTTGGCCATAAAAAAACAAGAGTTAAAAAAACAGCATTTTTAGCTCTTTGCAAACTTGACGAAGGAAGTTCTTATGCTTTTGCATTAGCAAACCTTGACAGTCCATATATTGGACTTAGAAACGTAATCATTGAATTCCTATCTCACATTCCGAGACAAGAAGTCTTAACAAAGGCAAGAAGCATTTACGAAATAGGCAATTATGATTTAAAAAAGTCTATGCTCAAACTCTTTAACAAAGTTGGCGGTTGGACAGCAATCCCTGATTTGATGATTGGAACAATAGACGAAAACGAAAACATAAGACAATTGGCGTTTGAATATTTACAAATTTGGCGAGCAAGAGCAGTAAGACTATTTTCAACACCAAAACAAGGAGAAATTGAAAGAGCAAAACAGGTTTTCAACTTCGTAAGCGAGAAACAAGAGGACAAACAATATTTTAAAACAAACCCAGTATATGGACTTGACTTTTACTTCAATTATTGA
- the sucC gene encoding ADP-forming succinate--CoA ligase subunit beta, which translates to MNIHEYQGKSILKKYGVRIQEGIVADTPDKAVEVARNLSEQTGTKWYVVKSQIHAGGRGKGKVVGGEQRGVALAKSVEDVRTISKNLLGKVLVTHQTGPEGKQVNKVLIAEDVYYPGPSEPKEFYISILLDRAKNCNVIMASTEGGMDIEEVAEHTPDKIMKEWIDPSVGLQGFQARKVAFALGLEGEAFKEMVKFITALYRAYNESDASMFEINPVLKTSDNKILAVDAKVNLDDNALFRHPELAEMRDISEEDPLEVEAGANNLNYVKLDGNVGCMVNGAGLAMATMDIIKLSGGEPANFLDVGGGANAKTVEAGFRIILKDPNVKAILINIFGGIVRCDRVAAGVVEAYKAIGEIPVPIIVRLQGTNAEEGARIINESGLKVYSAIEFKEAAERVEEVLAEMEA; encoded by the coding sequence ATGAACATTCACGAATATCAAGGCAAAAGTATTCTTAAAAAATACGGCGTTCGTATTCAGGAAGGCATCGTAGCCGACACGCCCGACAAGGCCGTAGAAGTGGCTCGTAACCTGAGCGAGCAGACGGGCACCAAGTGGTACGTGGTGAAGTCGCAGATACACGCCGGTGGCCGTGGTAAAGGCAAGGTTGTCGGGGGCGAGCAGCGCGGCGTGGCTTTGGCCAAGTCGGTCGAGGACGTGCGGACGATTTCCAAAAATCTGCTGGGTAAAGTGCTCGTGACGCATCAGACAGGTCCCGAAGGAAAGCAGGTCAATAAGGTACTGATTGCTGAGGACGTATACTACCCCGGACCAAGCGAACCGAAAGAATTTTACATCTCCATTTTGCTGGATCGGGCCAAAAACTGCAATGTCATCATGGCCAGCACCGAAGGCGGTATGGACATCGAGGAGGTAGCCGAGCATACGCCCGATAAAATCATGAAGGAATGGATCGACCCTTCTGTCGGTTTGCAGGGTTTTCAGGCCCGCAAGGTAGCTTTTGCCCTGGGTCTGGAAGGCGAGGCGTTTAAAGAAATGGTGAAGTTCATTACCGCCCTGTACCGAGCCTATAACGAGAGTGACGCGTCGATGTTTGAAATCAATCCGGTACTCAAAACCTCCGATAACAAGATTTTGGCCGTGGACGCCAAGGTGAACCTGGATGACAATGCGTTGTTCCGCCACCCCGAACTGGCCGAAATGCGCGACATCAGCGAGGAAGATCCCCTGGAAGTGGAAGCCGGTGCCAACAACCTCAACTACGTCAAACTAGACGGCAACGTGGGTTGTATGGTCAACGGCGCGGGTTTGGCGATGGCTACCATGGATATTATCAAACTATCGGGTGGCGAACCCGCCAACTTCCTTGACGTAGGGGGTGGAGCCAATGCCAAAACCGTAGAAGCCGGTTTCCGGATTATCCTGAAAGACCCCAACGTAAAGGCCATCCTGATCAACATCTTCGGAGGTATCGTACGTTGCGACCGCGTAGCCGCCGGGGTAGTTGAAGCCTACAAGGCCATTGGCGAAATCCCCGTTCCGATCATCGTTCGTTTGCAGGGTACCAATGCCGAAGAAGGCGCGCGGATCATCAACGAATCGGGTCTGAAGGTATACTCAGCCATCGAGTTCAAGGAAGCCGCCGAGCGCGTAGAAGAGGTACTGGCCGAAATGGAAGCCTAG
- a CDS encoding DUF4174 domain-containing protein yields the protein MRQSFSIRTLAGLTYLLLGTLTFSYGQQKTIPDFLREKQVWNEKLVVIYAPAEQQHRIKEQLNTLYSSLNTFKKEKIVVVQIPAALSVIDRMYLRQKLRYHEDRFNLWVIDEKGNLRMSSTKINTADQFLRVLNIETRPEALSKAQYFWKE from the coding sequence ATGCGTCAATCTTTTTCTATTCGTACTCTGGCAGGTCTTACTTATTTACTATTAGGTACCCTTACATTCAGTTACGGACAACAGAAAACCATTCCCGATTTCCTGCGTGAAAAACAGGTTTGGAACGAAAAGCTGGTGGTAATTTATGCTCCCGCTGAACAGCAGCATAGGATCAAAGAACAGCTTAATACCCTTTATTCTTCCCTTAATACCTTCAAAAAAGAAAAAATCGTGGTGGTTCAGATTCCAGCTGCCCTCTCGGTTATCGATCGGATGTACCTTAGGCAAAAGCTACGGTATCACGAAGATCGGTTCAACTTATGGGTTATTGATGAAAAAGGGAACCTCCGCATGAGTAGTACCAAAATCAACACCGCCGATCAATTCTTACGGGTGCTGAACATTGAAACCCGGCCCGAGGCCTTATCAAAAGCTCAGTATTTTTGGAAAGAGTAA
- a CDS encoding co-chaperone GroES, with translation MSTLTEEKVSVQPLADRVLVEPAPAEEKTAFGIIIPDTAKEKPQRGTVLAAGPGKKDEPMTVKVGDTVLYGKYSGTELTVDGKDCLIMRESDIFAVIEQ, from the coding sequence ATGTCAACTTTAACCGAAGAAAAAGTGAGTGTACAGCCCCTGGCCGACCGCGTTCTGGTAGAACCGGCTCCCGCCGAAGAAAAAACTGCCTTTGGCATCATTATTCCTGATACCGCGAAAGAAAAGCCCCAGCGCGGAACCGTTTTGGCGGCTGGTCCTGGCAAAAAGGACGAGCCAATGACCGTCAAAGTGGGTGATACCGTACTGTACGGCAAGTATTCTGGCACTGAATTGACCGTAGATGGCAAGGATTGCCTCATCATGCGCGAATCAGATATTTTTGCCGTCATCGAGCAGTAA
- a CDS encoding ABC transporter ATP-binding protein — translation MALLTAQGITRSYGTLQVLKGIDLTIQPGEIVAIVGASGAGKSTLLHIVGTLDRPDRGRVTIQDTDISTLSDKALAQFRNESIGFVFQFHNLLAEFSALENVCMPGFINSKAKEADTRKRGAELLALLGLSDRMDHLPSQLSGGEQQRVAVARALLNRPAVVLADEPSGNLDSRNAEDLHRLFFTLRDELNQTFVIVTHNEHLAEMADRRLVMRDGLME, via the coding sequence ATGGCTTTACTTACCGCGCAGGGTATCACGCGCAGCTACGGCACTCTACAGGTTCTCAAGGGAATTGACCTCACGATTCAACCCGGCGAAATTGTTGCCATTGTGGGGGCCTCGGGAGCGGGCAAAAGTACCCTGCTGCACATCGTTGGCACCCTCGATCGGCCTGACCGGGGTCGGGTCACTATTCAGGATACGGATATATCTACGCTGAGCGATAAGGCGCTGGCGCAATTCCGCAACGAGAGCATCGGTTTTGTTTTTCAGTTTCATAATCTGCTGGCGGAGTTTTCGGCGCTTGAAAATGTGTGTATGCCGGGGTTCATCAATTCCAAAGCGAAGGAAGCCGATACCCGGAAGCGTGGCGCCGAGCTATTGGCCCTGTTGGGCCTGTCGGATCGGATGGATCACCTGCCTTCGCAGCTTTCGGGCGGTGAGCAGCAACGCGTTGCCGTAGCGCGGGCGTTACTAAACCGCCCGGCAGTGGTACTGGCCGATGAGCCGAGCGGCAATCTGGATTCCCGCAACGCCGAGGACCTGCATCGGTTATTCTTCACCCTGCGTGACGAATTGAACCAGACTTTTGTGATCGTAACCCACAACGAGCATCTGGCCGAGATGGCCGATCGCCGTCTGGTGATGCGCGACGGGTTGATGGAGTAA
- the miaB gene encoding tRNA (N6-isopentenyl adenosine(37)-C2)-methylthiotransferase MiaB — MSISLKILTEADKEACETVKVSEEEISLGKKKLFIESYGCQMNFSDSEIVASVMRGAGFATTASEQDADLIFLNTCAIRDNAEQKVRNRLKQLNHLKKKKPGMLIGVLGCMAERLKAKLLEEEKMVDIVTGPDAYRDLPRLIEEAETGQKAVNVLLSREETYADISPIRLNSNGVTAFISIMRGCNNMCSFCVVPFTRGRERSRDPHSIVREARELFEQGYREVTLLGQNVDSYRYKSPDDNGETYDFATLLGMVAQVHPDLRVRFSTSHPKDITDEVLYAMKKYDNVCNYIHLPAQSGNSRILELMNRTYDRAWYMQKIDRIRAILGEDCGISHDMITGFCTETEEEHQDTLSLMEYVRYDYGYMFAYSERPGTPAAKKLTDDIPYDIKLRRLNEVIAVQQRHSLERNQRLVGRVHRVLVEGTSKRSDSDLQGRNDQNKVVVFPRENFKKGDYVNVLVTECTAATLIGHAVIELTADC; from the coding sequence ATGAGTATTTCTCTTAAAATATTGACCGAAGCCGACAAAGAAGCCTGTGAAACCGTGAAGGTGAGCGAGGAGGAAATTTCTTTGGGTAAAAAAAAGCTATTCATCGAAAGCTACGGCTGTCAGATGAATTTTTCGGATAGTGAGATCGTAGCCTCCGTCATGCGTGGCGCGGGGTTTGCCACTACCGCCTCCGAACAGGACGCCGACCTGATTTTCCTGAATACCTGCGCCATTCGTGACAACGCCGAGCAGAAAGTACGGAATCGGTTGAAACAGCTCAACCATTTGAAGAAAAAGAAACCCGGCATGTTGATTGGCGTGCTGGGCTGCATGGCGGAACGCTTGAAAGCCAAGCTGCTGGAAGAAGAAAAAATGGTGGACATCGTGACCGGACCCGATGCCTACCGTGACCTACCCCGGCTCATCGAGGAGGCCGAAACGGGCCAGAAAGCCGTGAATGTGCTGCTTTCGCGCGAGGAAACCTACGCCGACATCTCCCCTATCCGCCTGAATTCCAATGGCGTAACGGCTTTTATCTCCATCATGCGGGGTTGCAATAACATGTGCAGCTTCTGCGTGGTACCCTTCACCCGAGGCCGCGAGCGTAGCCGTGATCCGCACAGTATTGTGCGCGAAGCCCGAGAGCTTTTCGAGCAGGGGTACCGCGAAGTAACGTTGTTGGGGCAAAACGTAGATTCCTACCGCTACAAATCGCCCGATGACAACGGGGAAACCTACGACTTTGCTACCTTACTGGGCATGGTAGCGCAGGTGCATCCCGATTTGCGTGTCCGGTTCAGCACCTCGCATCCCAAGGATATTACCGACGAGGTACTGTATGCCATGAAAAAGTACGACAACGTCTGCAATTATATTCACTTACCCGCTCAGAGCGGCAACAGCCGGATTCTGGAGCTGATGAACCGGACGTATGACCGCGCGTGGTATATGCAGAAAATAGACCGTATCCGCGCCATTCTGGGCGAGGACTGCGGCATTTCACACGACATGATCACAGGATTCTGCACCGAAACGGAGGAGGAGCATCAGGATACGCTCTCGCTTATGGAGTACGTGCGTTACGATTATGGCTATATGTTTGCCTACTCCGAGCGTCCCGGCACGCCGGCGGCCAAGAAACTGACCGACGATATTCCGTACGATATAAAACTGCGCCGCCTCAACGAAGTGATTGCCGTTCAGCAACGCCATTCTCTGGAGCGCAATCAACGGCTGGTAGGCAGGGTGCACCGCGTACTGGTAGAAGGTACTTCCAAGCGCTCCGACTCTGATTTACAGGGCCGCAATGACCAGAACAAAGTTGTGGTTTTTCCGCGTGAGAACTTCAAAAAAGGTGATTACGTCAACGTACTGGTCACGGAATGTACCGCCGCCACCCTAATTGGTCACGCAGTAATCGAGTTGACAGCGGACTGTTAA
- a CDS encoding DUF4269 domain-containing protein, producing the protein MPQPLFSDITYLREGTPTQRRAYHALIDLGIFDKLKAYSPLLTGTIPLDIDIDGSDLDIICYWQFADEYIQTVRQHWGYLPDFQLRHYEINGFQTLVARFSAENFVIEVFGQNRPTHQQEAYRHMVLEYEILQKMGPAFKTKIRELKKSGLKTEPAFAQLLGLQGNPYQALLDYEYKK; encoded by the coding sequence ATGCCTCAACCTTTATTTAGCGACATCACCTACCTGCGGGAAGGTACCCCCACACAGCGCCGCGCCTACCATGCCCTCATCGACCTGGGCATTTTCGACAAGCTGAAAGCATATTCGCCCCTGCTGACGGGAACCATTCCGCTGGATATCGATATTGACGGCAGCGATCTGGATATCATTTGTTATTGGCAGTTTGCGGATGAATACATACAGACAGTTCGACAACACTGGGGGTACCTACCCGATTTTCAGCTTCGGCACTACGAAATAAATGGCTTTCAAACCCTCGTGGCCAGGTTCTCCGCCGAAAATTTTGTGATCGAAGTGTTTGGTCAAAACCGCCCTACGCATCAGCAGGAAGCGTACCGGCACATGGTACTTGAATATGAAATCCTCCAAAAGATGGGTCCGGCCTTCAAAACGAAAATTCGGGAGTTAAAAAAGAGCGGGCTGAAAACAGAACCTGCCTTTGCACAATTGCTTGGTTTGCAAGGGAATCCTTATCAAGCGTTGCTGGATTATGAATATAAGAAATAA
- the secG gene encoding preprotein translocase subunit SecG: protein MYLSLVILVAIIAVLLILIVLVQNSKGGGLSSEFSGSGGQMFGVKKTTDLLEQITWGMAGAIMFISLASYIIVGNGTQTSQTINSVNIEKAQNSALPGGSIAPPPAAGTSPATTAPATTTPGDTN from the coding sequence ATGTACTTGTCACTTGTTATTTTAGTAGCCATTATTGCCGTATTGCTGATTTTAATCGTTCTGGTACAAAACTCCAAGGGAGGTGGGCTTTCCAGCGAGTTCAGTGGAAGCGGGGGCCAGATGTTCGGCGTGAAGAAAACCACTGATTTGCTTGAACAAATCACCTGGGGCATGGCCGGAGCCATCATGTTCATTTCGTTGGCTTCCTACATTATCGTAGGCAACGGTACCCAAACCAGCCAGACGATCAACAGCGTCAACATCGAAAAAGCCCAGAACAGTGCCCTACCGGGTGGCAGCATCGCGCCGCCTCCAGCCGCAGGTACCTCTCCAGCGACGACCGCTCCGGCGACAACAACCCCCGGCGATACGAACTGA
- the lptE gene encoding LPS assembly lipoprotein LptE, translating into MITSLSLLAVGCGVYSFTGTNLSPDIKTFTVLNFNTGVAGGPANLPTQINEKIKEYFQRNTSLTLVPNNGDLVLEGTLTGYDVVPVAPTANDQAGFNRLNVTVQVRFTNTKDETKNFDQSFSFYADFPQSQTLNQNEARLLPTILDQIVQNIFNKSAADW; encoded by the coding sequence TTGATTACGAGCCTATCACTGCTGGCGGTGGGTTGTGGGGTGTATTCCTTTACGGGCACTAATCTTTCGCCCGACATCAAGACGTTCACGGTGCTGAATTTCAACACCGGAGTGGCGGGTGGACCGGCTAACCTACCCACCCAGATCAACGAAAAAATAAAGGAGTACTTTCAGCGGAACACCAGCCTGACCCTGGTTCCCAACAATGGGGATCTTGTTCTGGAAGGTACCCTGACGGGTTACGACGTGGTGCCGGTGGCACCTACCGCCAACGACCAGGCCGGCTTCAACCGCCTCAACGTCACGGTGCAGGTACGCTTCACCAATACAAAGGACGAAACCAAGAATTTCGACCAGTCATTTTCCTTTTACGCCGATTTTCCCCAGAGCCAGACGCTCAATCAAAACGAAGCCCGGCTTTTGCCCACGATTCTGGATCAGATTGTGCAGAATATTTTTAATAAGTCGGCCGCCGACTGGTAA
- the groL gene encoding chaperonin GroEL (60 kDa chaperone family; promotes refolding of misfolded polypeptides especially under stressful conditions; forms two stacked rings of heptamers to form a barrel-shaped 14mer; ends can be capped by GroES; misfolded proteins enter the barrel where they are refolded when GroES binds), producing the protein MSKKIFFDSDARDKIKRGVDTLADAVKVTLGPRGRNVVIDKKFGSPTITKDGVTVAKEIELKDAMENMGAQLVKEVASKTADSAGDGTTTATVLAQAIYTIGVKNVAAGANPMDLKRGIDKAVSAIVKNLETQKKDISTSKEIAQVATISANHDEEIGQMIAEAMEKVGKEGVITVEEARGTETEVKTVEGMQFDRGYLSPYFVTNTEKMEVEMERPYILISEKKVSSMKELLPVLEAVAQTGRPLIILAEDVDGEALATLVVNKIRGALKVAAVKAPGFGDRRKAMLEDIAILTGGQVISEERGFKLENATLDYLGSCEKAIIDKDNTTLVNGDGQKEDISGRVNQIKAQIENTTSDYDREKLQERLAKLSGGVAILYIGAATEVEMKEKKDRVDDALHATRAAVEEGVVAGGGVALIRAAEALSNLTGSNDDETTGINIIRMAIEAPLRTIVANSGGEGSVVIQKVKEGTGAYGYNAKDNTYEDLLEAGIIDPKKVTRLALENAASIAGMLLTTECVIADEPEEDKGGGGMPHGGGMGGMM; encoded by the coding sequence ATGTCTAAGAAGATCTTTTTTGATTCAGATGCACGCGATAAGATCAAACGCGGAGTAGATACCCTCGCCGATGCCGTAAAGGTAACGCTGGGCCCCCGTGGTCGTAATGTCGTTATTGATAAGAAATTTGGCTCACCTACCATTACTAAAGACGGTGTGACCGTAGCCAAGGAAATCGAACTGAAGGACGCCATGGAAAACATGGGTGCTCAGTTGGTAAAAGAGGTAGCTTCCAAAACCGCCGATTCGGCTGGTGACGGTACTACTACGGCTACCGTCCTGGCGCAAGCCATCTACACCATTGGTGTGAAGAACGTGGCTGCGGGTGCCAACCCTATGGATCTTAAGCGCGGCATCGACAAGGCTGTCAGTGCCATCGTGAAGAACCTGGAAACCCAGAAAAAAGACATTTCCACTTCCAAGGAAATCGCGCAGGTAGCTACTATTTCGGCTAACCACGACGAAGAGATCGGTCAGATGATCGCCGAGGCTATGGAAAAAGTGGGTAAAGAAGGTGTAATTACCGTAGAAGAAGCCCGTGGTACCGAAACCGAAGTGAAGACGGTAGAAGGTATGCAGTTTGATCGGGGGTACCTTTCTCCCTACTTCGTGACCAACACGGAGAAAATGGAAGTAGAAATGGAGCGTCCTTACATCCTGATTTCTGAAAAGAAAGTTTCTTCCATGAAGGAATTGCTTCCCGTCCTTGAGGCGGTAGCGCAAACGGGTCGTCCCTTGATTATCCTGGCCGAAGACGTAGACGGAGAAGCCCTCGCTACGTTGGTAGTAAACAAAATCCGCGGGGCTTTGAAAGTAGCTGCTGTAAAAGCTCCCGGTTTTGGTGATCGTCGCAAGGCTATGCTGGAAGATATCGCCATCCTGACCGGCGGTCAGGTGATCAGCGAAGAGCGCGGTTTTAAATTGGAAAACGCCACGCTGGATTACCTGGGTAGCTGCGAGAAGGCTATTATCGACAAAGACAACACGACTTTGGTGAATGGTGACGGTCAGAAAGAAGATATCTCCGGCCGCGTGAACCAAATCAAAGCCCAGATCGAAAACACTACGTCGGACTACGACCGCGAGAAATTGCAGGAGCGTTTGGCCAAGCTGTCAGGTGGCGTAGCCATTCTGTACATCGGTGCTGCCACCGAGGTGGAAATGAAAGAGAAGAAAGACCGTGTTGATGACGCTCTGCACGCTACCCGCGCCGCCGTTGAGGAAGGTGTGGTAGCCGGTGGTGGGGTAGCTCTGATCCGGGCTGCCGAAGCGCTGAGCAACCTGACAGGTAGCAACGACGACGAAACTACGGGTATCAACATCATCCGGATGGCAATTGAAGCTCCCCTTCGTACCATCGTAGCCAACTCGGGCGGCGAAGGTTCTGTTGTGATCCAGAAAGTGAAAGAAGGTACGGGTGCTTACGGCTACAATGCCAAGGACAATACCTACGAAGATCTTCTGGAAGCGGGTATTATCGATCCTAAGAAAGTTACGCGCCTGGCGCTGGAAAACGCTGCCTCGATTGCGGGTATGTTGCTGACCACCGAATGTGTGATCGCCGACGAGCCCGAAGAAGACAAAGGTGGTGGCGGAATGCCCCACGGCGGTGGAATGGGCGGAATGATGTAA